A window of the Lactuca sativa cultivar Salinas chromosome 5, Lsat_Salinas_v11, whole genome shotgun sequence genome harbors these coding sequences:
- the LOC111897905 gene encoding uncharacterized protein LOC111897905 translates to MSQNMTISKLEAGMDASNNNNNPYAKLLKGSWIAQFLYGSNPWMARYVYSVMFLLANLLAWAVRDYGPTALTEMNKLKSCKGGDDCLGTEGVLRVSLGCFMFYFTMFLSTTGTSKLYGQKELWHSSWWSAKIVLMIALIMLPFFLPTQIIQLYGDIAHFGAGVFLLIQLISIISFITWLNECCLSEKYAERCHIHWMLLATTAYVVCILGIILMYIWYTPQPTCLLNIFFITWTLVLLQLMTSVSLHPKVSAGFLTPGFMGLYVVFLCWSAIRSEPMDDKCLRNSGASRDWLTIISFVIALIAMVIATFSTGIDSKCFQFRKEEKQEEDDVPYGFGFFHFVFATGTMYFAMLLIGWNSHHTMQKWTIDVGWTSTWVRIVNEWLAVCVYLWMLVAPIIWKSRQVEEPK, encoded by the exons ATGTCACAAAATATGACCATATCGAAACTTGAAGCTGGGATGGATGCATCAAACAATAACAATAATCCATATGCGAAGCTTTTGAAGGGTTCTTGGATAGCTCAGTTCCTATATGGGTCAAATCCATGGATGGCTAGATATGTTTATAGTGTGATGTTTCTGTTAGCAAATTTGCTTGCTTGGGCTGTTCGTGACTATGGGCCCACTGCGTTGACTGAAATGAACA AATTGAAAAGTTGCAAAGGTGGTGACGATTGTTTAGGCACCGAAGGCGTTCTGAGAGTGAGCTTGGGATGTTTC ATGTTCTATTTCACTATGTTTCTTTCAACTACTGGCACCTCAAAATTGTATGGACAAAAAGAATTGTGGCATTCTAGCTGGTGGTCGGCCAAGATCGTTCTCATGATCGCGTTAATCATGCTGCCTTTCTTTCTTCCTACACAAATTATTCAGTTATATG GGGACATTGCACATTTCGGTGCAGG GGTCTTTTTGCTAATCCAACTAATTAGTATTATCAGCTTCATTACATGGTTGAATGAATGTTGTCTATCCGAAAAATATGCCGAGAGATG CCACATCCATTGGATGCTTCTTGCAACTACTGCATATGTTGTGTGCATATTGGGGATCATTTTAATGTACATTTGGTACACACCACAACCCACTTGCTTGCTTAATATTTTCTTCATCACATGGACACTTGTACTCCTCCAACTTATGACAAGTGTCTCCCTTCACCCCAAA GTTAGTGCTGGCTTCTTGACTCCAGGTTTTATGGGACTCTATGTTGTGTTCCTTTGTTGGTCTGCCATTAGAAG TGAACCAATGGATGACAAATGTCTCAGGAATTCTGGAGCCTCTAGAGATTGGCTAACTATCATA AGCTTTGTTATTGCACTAATTGCAATGGTGATTGCTACGTTTTCAACAGGCATTGATTCCAAATGTTTTCAG TTTCGAAAGGAGGAGAAACAAGAGGAAGATGATGTTCCTTATGGGTTCGGATTCTTCCATTTTGTTTTTGCAACAGGAACAATGTATTTTGCAATGTTATTAATCGGGTGGAATTCTCATCACACCATGCAAAA GTGGACGATTGATGTTGGTTGGACGAGTACTTGGGTCAGAATAGTAAATGAATGGCTAGCAGTCTGTGTCTACT tgtGGATGTTGGTAGCTCCGATCATATGGAAGAGTAGACAGGTGGAGGAACCCAAATAG